In a single window of the Populus alba chromosome 16, ASM523922v2, whole genome shotgun sequence genome:
- the LOC118056148 gene encoding receptor-like protein 7 — translation MLAAVEAAEAADVGCKRRRSSAMAKENPGGDVAEESRGGAARAEGCTVEEEESWTAGVVELELACYSSPSMQPRCHDDESHALLQLKESLVIDESASSDPSAYPKVASWKIVDGESGDCCSWEGVECDGDSGHVIGLDLSSSCLYGSIDSNSSLFHLVQLRRLNLAGNDFNKSEIPSEIRNLSRLFDLNLSMSGFSGQIPAEILELSKLVSLDLGWNTLQGEFPMGIFQLPNLRFLITRYNPNLTGYLPEFQSGSQLEILLLAVTNFSGQLPESFGNLKSLKEFDVAGCYFSGVIPSSLGNLTKLNYLRLSRNSLSGKIPSTFVNLLQVSHLSLSSNNFRSVTLDWLGNLTKLNYVNLYDTNSYGNIPSSLRNLTQLTVLVLDGNTLTGQIPSWIGNHTQLVSLHLGDNKLHGPIPESIYRFQNLEELDLAYNFFSGTLDLNLLLKFRNLVSLQLSHNNLSLLNRNNATIPQSKLEILSLSGYNRGEFPSFLRDQNHLELLFFSDNELVGHIPKWFMNMSTITLEHLSLAGNLLTGFEQSFDVLPWNNLRSLDLSSNKFQGSLPIPPPAIYEYNVSNNKLNGEIPEVICNLTSLSVLDLSNNNLSGKLPPCLGIKSSTASVLNLRNNSFREILKLEQNNINDVFPSWLGVLPDLRVLILRSNGLHGVIGKPETNVEFPRLQIVDLSNNSFKGKLPLEYFRNWTAMQNVHNEHLIYMQANISFQTSHIVMELWRNPEVLGDLKALHLLNLSNNFLSGGIPPSLSNLKELESLDLSHNKLSGEIPFQLAQLTFLDVFNVSHNFLSGPIPRGNQFGTFDNTSFDANPGLCGEPVCQKNVEMVRTAAAAKEDGGSGYPLEFGWKVVVIGYAVIGNWSDS, via the exons AGCATGTTATTCTTCTCCTTCCATGCAGCCTCGATGCCATGATGACGAGAGTCATGCCTTGTTGCAGCTCAAGGAAAGCCTTGTCATTGATGAGTCCGCTTCTTCTGACCCTTCTGCTTATCCTAAGGTTGCATCATGGAAAATTGTTGATGGAGAAAGTGGTGATTGCTGCTCATGGGAAGGTGTTGAATGCGATGGGGACTCTGGTCATGTGATCGGCCTTGACCTCAGTAGCAGCTGCCTGTATGGCTCCATCGACTCTAATAGCAGCCTCTTCCACCTTGTTCAGCTCAGAAGGCTGAATCTTGCTGGCAACGACTTCAACAAATCTGAAATCCCTTCCGAGATTCGAAATCTCTCAAGGCTGTTTGATCTAAATCTCTCAATGTCTGGCTTTTCTGGTCAGATTCCAGCAGAGATCTTAGAGCTTTCCAAGCTGGTTTCCCTTGATCTGGGATGGAATACTTTGCAAGGAGAGTTCCCCATGGGAATATTCCAATTACCCAACCTTCGCTTTCTTATTACCCGGTATAATCCAAATCTCACTGGATATTTGCCGGAATTTCAGTCGGGCAGCCAGCTTGAAATATTGTTGCTTGCAGTGACGAATTTCTCTGGTCAGCTACCGGAGTCCTTTGGTAACCTCAAATCATTGAAAGAATTTGACGTGGCTGGATGTTATTTTTCAGGGGTGATACCATCTTCACTTGGTAATCTTACGAAACTGAACTATCTACGCCTTTCTCGTAACAGTTTATCTGGGAAAATCCCTTCCACATTTGTCAACCTTCTCCAAGTTTCTCATCTGTCGCTTTCTTCCAACAATTTCAGATCTGTTACCTTAGATTGGCTTGGTAATCTAACCAAACTGAATTATGTAAACTTGTATGACACCAATTCATATGGTAACATCCCATCCTCTCTTAGAAACTTGACTCAGCTCACCGTCTTGGTGCTTGATGGAAATACATTAACTGGTCAAATTCCATCTTGGATAGGCAACCATACCCAATTAGTCTCACTACACCTTGGTGACAACAAACTGCACGGTCCGATTCCTGAATCTATTTATAGGTTTCAAAATCTTGAAGAACTTGACCTAGCATATAATTTCTTTAGTGGTACTTTGGATTTGAACCTTCTTCTTAAGTTCAGAAACCTTGTTTCACTCCAATTATCGCATAACAATCTGTCTCTGCTTAATAGAAACAATGCTACCATTCCTCAGTCAAAACTTGAAATATTGTCGTTAAGTGGATACAATCGAGGTGAATTTCCCAGTTTCTTGCGTGATCAAAACCATTtagagcttttatttttttccgatAACGAGCTTGTGGGACACATACCCAAATGGTTTATGAACATGAGTACCATAACCCTCGAGCATCTATCTCTGGCGGGCAACCTTCTGACTGGTTTTGAGCAATCCTTCGACGTTCTTCCATGGAATAATCTACGCTCACTGGATCTTAGTTCAAACAAGTTCCAAGGATCCCTCCCAATTCCACCACCAGCAATCTATGAATATAACGTCTCgaacaacaaattaaatggaGAAATCCCAGAAGTTATTTGCAATCTGACTTCGCTTTCTGTCcttgatttgtcaaataacaatttgaGTGGCAAACTTCCGCCGTGCTTGGGCATTAAAAGCAGCACTGCTTCAGTTCTGAATCTACGCAACAATAGTTTCAGGG AGATTCTCAAACttgaacaaaataacataaatgatGTGTTTCCTTCTTGGTTGGGCGTTCTTCCTGATTTGAGGGTTCTGATACTGAGATCTAATGGGCTACATGGTGTGATTGGGAAACCTGAAACCAACGTTGAATTTCCGAGGTTACAGATTGTTGACCTCTCCAACAACAGTTTTAAGGGTAAGTTGCCACTTGAATATTTCCGAAATTGGACTGCCATGCAAAATGTCCATAATGAGCACTTGATTTACATGCAAGCAAACATAAGTTTTCAAACATCGCATATTGTAATGGAACTTTG GAGGAATCCAGAGGTCCTCGGAGATCTCAAAGCACTTCATTTGCTCAATCTCTCCAATAACTTTCTCAGTGGTGGCATCCCTCCATCCTTGTCCAACTTGAAAGAGCTTGAATCTTTGGACCTTTCTCATAACAAACTCTCGGGAGAGATTCCGTTCCAACTTGCGCAGCTCACCTTCCTCGACGTCTTTAATGTGTCTCACAATTTTCTCTCAGGTCCGATACCAAGAGGAAACCAATTCGGAACATTTGACAACACTTCATTTGATGCAAATCCAGGATTGTGTGGGGAGCCCGTTTGTCAAAAGAATGTGGAAATGGTGAGGACTGCTGCAGCAGCTAAAGAAGATGGGGGCTCGGGATATCCACTTGAATTTGGTTGGAAGGTGGTGGTGATAGGTTATGCAGTGATTGGTAATTGGAGTGATTCTTGA